One genomic segment of Paraburkholderia aromaticivorans includes these proteins:
- a CDS encoding aspartate carbamoyltransferase gives MSVPQQAFLRDAMRRLNMTRDTFASRIGVSRRALDTWLLPDDSQESRAMPEIVERFVSEIVVHGEPGEKYTQSVDSQSLASQMLFEGKPQLLSVDQFSRDSVEALFRVADIMQPIARRRKISRVLEGAVLGNLFFEASTRTRVSFGSAFCRLGGSVCDTTGFTFSSMAKGESIYDTSRVMSGYVDALVIRHPEQGSVAEFARATNVPVINGGDGPGEHPSQALLDLYTIQREFSRLGKIVDGAHIALVGDLKYGRTVHSLVKLLALYRGIKFTLISPPTLEMPSYIIEQISRNDHVIEQTHDLSAGLRGADVVYATRIQKERFTDESFEGYTPDFQINQALVDSVCGADTLIMHPLPRDSRPGANDLSVDLNHDSRLAIFRQTDNGIPVRMAIFAVLLGVEKLVQHSMRDAAWRPPAYLGPDDAVFHGID, from the coding sequence ATGAGCGTCCCGCAACAAGCCTTCCTACGCGATGCCATGCGTCGCCTGAACATGACGCGCGACACGTTCGCAAGCCGCATCGGCGTGTCGCGCCGGGCGCTCGACACCTGGCTCCTGCCGGACGACTCGCAGGAATCGCGGGCCATGCCGGAAATCGTCGAGCGTTTCGTGTCGGAAATCGTGGTGCACGGCGAGCCCGGCGAAAAGTATACGCAAAGCGTAGACTCGCAATCGCTCGCGAGCCAGATGCTTTTCGAGGGCAAGCCGCAGTTGCTGTCGGTGGATCAGTTCTCGCGCGACTCGGTGGAAGCGCTCTTTCGCGTGGCCGACATCATGCAGCCGATCGCCCGGCGCCGCAAAATCTCCCGGGTGCTGGAAGGCGCGGTGCTCGGCAATCTGTTCTTCGAGGCCAGCACGCGTACGCGCGTGAGCTTCGGTTCGGCGTTCTGCCGGCTAGGCGGCTCGGTCTGCGACACCACCGGCTTCACGTTTTCGTCGATGGCCAAGGGCGAATCGATCTACGACACCAGCCGCGTGATGAGCGGCTATGTGGATGCGCTGGTGATCCGCCATCCCGAGCAAGGCTCGGTGGCCGAATTCGCGCGCGCGACCAATGTACCGGTGATCAACGGCGGCGACGGCCCGGGCGAACACCCGAGCCAGGCGCTGCTCGACCTGTACACCATCCAGCGTGAATTCTCGCGCCTGGGCAAGATCGTCGACGGCGCCCATATCGCGCTGGTCGGCGACCTGAAATACGGGCGCACCGTGCACTCGCTGGTCAAACTGCTGGCGCTGTACCGCGGCATCAAGTTCACGCTGATCTCGCCGCCCACGCTCGAAATGCCGAGCTACATCATCGAGCAGATTTCGCGCAACGACCACGTGATCGAGCAGACTCACGATCTGTCCGCCGGCCTGCGCGGCGCCGACGTGGTGTATGCCACGCGCATCCAGAAAGAGCGCTTCACCGACGAATCGTTCGAAGGCTACACGCCGGATTTCCAGATCAATCAGGCGCTGGTGGACAGCGTGTGCGGCGCCGATACGCTGATCATGCACCCGCTGCCGCGCGACAGCCGGCCGGGCGCGAACGATCTCAGCGTGGACCTGAATCACGATTCGCGGCTGGCGATTTTCCGGCAAACGGACAACGGCATTCCGGTGCGGATGGCGATTTTCGCGGTGCTGCTGGGCGTCGAAAAACTGGTCCAGCATTCCATGCGCGATGCGGCGTGGCGCCCGCCGGCCTATCTCGGTCCGGACGACGCGGTATTTCACGGCATCGATTGA
- the dapA gene encoding 4-hydroxy-tetrahydrodipicolinate synthase has protein sequence MSIFSGIWVPLITPFADGAVDHAALRALVRRYAGAGIAGLVALGTTGEPAALDPAEQDAVLATILDEARAEARHAHDARALPVLVGVSGNHTASMRERIAQLNPLPIAGVLMAAPYYIRPSQAGIVDHFAALADASAKPVVLYDIPYRTGVRLELDTLLTLAAHPRIQAVKDCAGSLDTTLALIRDGRLQVLAGEDINIFSTLCLGGSGAVAASAHVRPERFVALYRALAAGRLDEGRRIFHALAPLIQTLFAEPNPAPVKALLAAQGLIRDELRMPMTRASGALRERLEAWADQERSDSKEAEASV, from the coding sequence ATGTCTATTTTTTCGGGTATCTGGGTTCCGCTCATCACACCGTTCGCCGACGGCGCCGTCGATCACGCCGCCTTGCGCGCGCTGGTGCGCCGCTATGCCGGCGCGGGCATTGCCGGGCTGGTCGCGCTCGGCACGACCGGCGAGCCGGCGGCGCTCGATCCCGCCGAGCAGGACGCCGTGCTGGCGACGATTCTCGACGAAGCGCGGGCCGAGGCCCGCCACGCGCATGATGCGCGGGCCTTGCCGGTGCTGGTCGGCGTGTCGGGCAATCACACGGCGAGCATGCGCGAGCGTATCGCGCAACTGAACCCGTTGCCGATTGCCGGTGTGCTGATGGCCGCGCCGTACTACATCCGGCCTTCGCAAGCCGGCATCGTCGATCACTTCGCGGCGCTGGCGGACGCGAGCGCGAAGCCGGTCGTGCTGTACGACATTCCCTATCGAACCGGCGTGCGGCTGGAACTCGACACGTTGCTCACGCTTGCCGCGCATCCGCGGATCCAGGCGGTGAAGGATTGCGCCGGTTCGCTCGACACCACGCTCGCGCTGATTCGCGATGGGCGCCTGCAGGTGCTCGCCGGCGAGGACATCAATATCTTCAGCACCTTGTGTCTGGGCGGCAGCGGGGCGGTCGCGGCGTCCGCGCACGTGCGACCCGAGCGCTTTGTCGCGCTGTATCGCGCGCTGGCGGCGGGGCGGCTCGACGAAGGACGGCGCATTTTTCACGCGCTGGCGCCGCTGATCCAGACGTTGTTCGCCGAACCGAATCCGGCGCCGGTCAAGGCCTTGCTGGCCGCGCAAGGATTGATACGCGACGAGTTGCGCATGCCGATGACGCGCGCGAGCGGTGCGCTGCGTGAGCGGCTCGAAGCATGGGCTGACCAGGAGCGGAGCGATTCGAAGGAAGCCGAAGCATCGGTTTGA
- a CDS encoding M23 family metallopeptidase: MASVFSAGSRLASGSVGFVTRRTALTLALGAAGGAAALALAAGFAIGTHWPAHRGAGNPEAGRIEHDYAIDQLGKLNASVAQIEPRIARLTAQVGDLRDFEARLNTPRPAPRAPAVPAMPAAASEADTAATDSEGEGGPSLPPRRCSELAPALSRHADVARTGQQLECIAATLSALEQQTADHAIAYAAFPGRMPADGARFGSPFGNRIDPFTHRLSFHPGLDLVAGTGTPIRAAAGGRVVFAGEKSGYGNAVEIDHGNGLMTRYGHASRIVVHVGDLVLPRQYIADVGSTGRSTGPHLHFEVLVNGAPVNPVAYLALFLPASHG; the protein is encoded by the coding sequence ATGGCTTCCGTATTTAGCGCCGGTAGCCGGCTTGCCAGCGGATCGGTCGGCTTCGTCACGCGCCGCACCGCGTTGACGCTGGCGTTGGGCGCGGCGGGCGGCGCGGCGGCGCTGGCGCTCGCCGCGGGCTTTGCGATCGGCACGCACTGGCCGGCGCATCGCGGGGCCGGCAATCCGGAGGCGGGTCGCATCGAGCACGACTATGCGATCGATCAACTCGGCAAGCTGAATGCGTCCGTGGCGCAGATCGAACCGCGCATCGCGCGATTGACCGCACAGGTCGGCGACCTACGCGATTTCGAAGCGCGCCTGAACACGCCCCGGCCGGCGCCGCGCGCACCGGCTGTCCCCGCCATGCCGGCCGCGGCGTCCGAAGCCGACACCGCGGCCACCGACAGCGAAGGCGAGGGCGGCCCTTCGCTGCCGCCGCGTCGCTGTAGCGAACTCGCGCCGGCACTGAGCCGCCATGCCGATGTCGCACGCACCGGCCAGCAACTGGAGTGCATTGCCGCGACTCTGTCGGCGCTCGAGCAGCAGACCGCCGATCACGCGATCGCGTACGCCGCGTTTCCCGGCCGCATGCCCGCCGACGGCGCGCGCTTCGGCTCGCCATTCGGCAATCGCATCGATCCGTTCACGCATCGTTTGAGCTTTCATCCGGGTCTCGACCTGGTTGCCGGGACCGGCACGCCGATTCGGGCGGCGGCCGGCGGCCGCGTGGTTTTTGCCGGTGAGAAATCGGGTTATGGCAACGCGGTCGAAATCGATCACGGTAACGGCCTCATGACGCGCTATGGCCACGCGTCGCGCATCGTCGTGCATGTCGGTGATCTGGTGCTGCCGCGTCAATATATTGCCGATGTCGGCTCGACCGGCCGCTCCACCGGGCCGCATCTGCACTTTGAAGTGCTCGTCAACGGCGCGCCGGTCAATCCGGTTGCCTACCTCGCCCTTTTCTTGCCCGCGTCCCATGGCTAA
- a CDS encoding bactofilin family protein, whose product MFNKKKSAGIKQTKLATLIAHDVRITGDLRFSDGLRLDGHVTGNVSGEPGGQTLLVLSDRGSIEGNVHGYDVVVNGRIVGDVIADHFVELQSNAHVTGSIYYQQLRMDCGASVDGKLTKRDAAQSTPPHLVSVADSAADERMAG is encoded by the coding sequence ATGTTCAACAAGAAGAAATCCGCGGGTATCAAGCAGACCAAGCTCGCCACCCTGATTGCCCACGACGTGCGGATCACGGGCGACCTTCGGTTCAGCGACGGCCTGCGCTTGGACGGCCACGTCACCGGCAACGTGAGCGGCGAGCCGGGCGGGCAGACGTTGCTGGTATTGAGCGATCGCGGGTCGATCGAGGGCAACGTGCACGGCTACGACGTGGTGGTCAACGGCAGGATCGTCGGCGACGTGATTGCCGATCACTTCGTCGAGTTGCAGAGCAACGCGCATGTGACCGGAAGCATCTACTACCAGCAGTTGCGCATGGATTGCGGCGCCTCGGTGGACGGCAAGCTCACCAAACGCGACGCGGCGCAGTCGACGCCGCCGCATCTCGTGTCGGTGGCCGACAGCGCAGCCGACGAACGCATGGCCGGCTAG
- a CDS encoding putative bifunctional diguanylate cyclase/phosphodiesterase — MQSSYNLWLVAISFVVATLASYTALDLTGRIFLLASPRARQAWRLGGAAALGVGIWSMHFIAMLAFSLPIPLGYDFPTTAASLGLATAASYLALTITTHERLTAGRLPAAGVVMGCGIAGMHYVGMAAMQMTPGIVYRPAWFAGSLAVAIGASSAALWLARALSDDDARHVVRKRLAAALVMGVAISGMHYAGMAAAEFAPGAVCGAANGVNTTWLATSVTLFTFAILIVTLMLSRFDARTTFLVGAVSRLNGQIVRLATLDSLTGLPNRSTLTERIEHAIHRAQRQRSLCAVLFMDLDGFKTINDSLGHSVGDQVLTAFAQRLLLCVRASDTVARLGGDEFVVLAENFGSREDAGALAEGVLDRMRMGMWTDSQPLQVMPSIGIALYPDDGDSVETLLKHADAAMYEAKRAGRSTYRFFERSMNEAAMRTLQIQSALHDALAAGHFSLHFQPKFHGGGESLAGAEALIRLHHPQLGEITPLEFIPIAERSGQILHIGYWVVREACRQIRRWIEHGLPSMKVAINLSPRQMLQPNLVASMLEIVEAEGVECTQIMFEITETVAMQDAPRTIEMIRQFQACGFEIAIDDFGTGYSSLAYLQRFRVKQLKIDRFFTNGLDAHGLEGRAIVSAIIALAHSLEMDVVAEGVETESQLNMLRSMMCDEMQGFLLGKPLNADDFGSLLRETRVSA, encoded by the coding sequence ATGCAAAGCTCATATAACCTTTGGCTGGTGGCCATTTCTTTCGTCGTCGCGACGCTGGCTTCATACACGGCCCTGGACCTGACCGGCCGCATTTTCCTGCTGGCCTCGCCGCGCGCGCGGCAGGCCTGGCGGCTGGGTGGCGCCGCGGCGCTCGGCGTCGGCATCTGGTCGATGCACTTCATCGCCATGCTGGCGTTTTCGCTGCCGATTCCGCTCGGCTACGACTTCCCGACCACCGCCGCCTCGCTCGGACTCGCGACCGCGGCTTCGTATCTGGCGCTGACCATCACGACCCATGAGCGGCTGACGGCGGGCCGGCTGCCGGCCGCCGGCGTGGTGATGGGATGCGGCATTGCCGGCATGCACTATGTCGGCATGGCGGCCATGCAGATGACGCCAGGCATTGTTTATCGACCGGCATGGTTCGCGGGCTCGCTCGCCGTCGCGATCGGCGCGTCGAGCGCCGCGCTGTGGCTCGCGCGCGCGCTCAGCGACGACGACGCGCGCCACGTGGTGCGCAAGCGGCTGGCCGCGGCCCTGGTGATGGGCGTCGCGATCAGCGGCATGCATTACGCCGGCATGGCCGCCGCCGAGTTTGCGCCCGGCGCCGTGTGCGGCGCGGCCAATGGCGTGAACACCACGTGGCTCGCGACCTCGGTGACCCTGTTCACCTTTGCGATTCTGATCGTCACGCTGATGCTGTCGCGTTTCGATGCGCGCACCACCTTTCTGGTCGGCGCGGTGTCCAGACTGAACGGCCAGATCGTGCGGCTCGCCACGCTCGACAGCCTGACCGGGCTGCCGAACCGCAGCACGCTGACCGAGCGCATCGAACACGCGATCCATCGCGCGCAGCGGCAGCGTTCGCTGTGCGCGGTCCTCTTCATGGACCTCGACGGTTTCAAGACTATCAACGATTCGCTCGGCCATTCGGTCGGCGACCAGGTGCTGACCGCGTTCGCGCAGCGCCTGCTGCTGTGCGTGCGCGCAAGCGACACCGTGGCGCGGCTGGGCGGCGACGAGTTCGTGGTGCTGGCGGAAAATTTCGGCTCGCGCGAAGACGCCGGCGCGCTGGCCGAGGGTGTGCTCGACCGGATGCGCATGGGCATGTGGACCGACTCCCAGCCGCTCCAGGTGATGCCCAGCATCGGTATCGCCCTCTATCCGGACGACGGCGACAGCGTCGAAACGCTGCTGAAACACGCGGACGCGGCCATGTACGAAGCCAAACGCGCGGGCCGCAGCACCTATCGCTTCTTCGAGCGCAGCATGAACGAAGCAGCCATGCGCACGCTGCAGATCCAGAGCGCTTTGCACGACGCGCTCGCGGCCGGCCATTTCTCGCTGCACTTCCAGCCGAAGTTTCACGGCGGCGGCGAGTCGCTGGCGGGCGCCGAGGCGCTGATCCGTCTGCATCACCCGCAACTCGGTGAGATCACGCCGCTCGAGTTCATTCCGATCGCCGAACGCTCGGGGCAGATCCTGCACATCGGCTACTGGGTGGTGCGCGAAGCGTGCCGGCAGATTCGCCGCTGGATCGAGCACGGCTTGCCGTCGATGAAAGTGGCGATCAATCTGTCGCCGCGCCAGATGCTGCAGCCCAATCTCGTCGCGAGCATGCTCGAGATCGTGGAGGCCGAGGGCGTGGAATGCACGCAGATCATGTTCGAGATCACCGAAACCGTGGCGATGCAGGACGCCCCCAGAACCATCGAGATGATCCGCCAGTTTCAGGCCTGCGGCTTCGAGATCGCGATCGACGACTTCGGCACCGGCTACTCGAGCCTCGCCTATCTGCAGCGCTTTCGCGTCAAGCAGTTGAAGATCGACCGCTTCTTCACCAACGGTCTCGACGCGCACGGACTGGAGGGCCGCGCGATCGTATCGGCGATCATCGCGCTTGCGCACTCGCTGGAAATGGATGTGGTGGCCGAAGGTGTCGAAACCGAATCGCAACTCAACATGCTCAGGTCGATGATGTGCGATGAGATGCAGGGCTTCCTGCTCGGCAAGCCGCTCAACGCCGACGACTTCGGCAGCCTGTTGCGGGAGACAAGGGTCTCCGCATGA
- a CDS encoding Hsp20/alpha crystallin family protein: MSDLYFTTDLFSQFDRLHQQMATLFGGYPSSIRTDRLSAFPQINIGTTDDTIDIVAFAPGIDPKQLEVSIDKGLLTIAGERAPAARDASDEAARHYARERFSGPFRRVIELAPQADPDKVEARYLNGCLCISIGKRESSRPRAIAVQ; this comes from the coding sequence ATGAGTGATCTCTACTTCACGACCGACCTGTTCAGCCAGTTCGATCGTCTGCATCAGCAGATGGCGACGCTGTTCGGCGGCTACCCTTCCAGCATTCGCACGGACCGCCTGTCGGCCTTTCCGCAAATCAATATCGGCACGACCGACGACACGATCGACATCGTCGCGTTCGCACCCGGCATCGACCCGAAGCAACTGGAGGTGTCCATCGACAAGGGCCTCCTGACGATCGCCGGCGAACGGGCGCCCGCGGCGCGCGATGCATCGGATGAAGCCGCGCGTCATTACGCGCGGGAACGCTTCAGCGGTCCATTTCGCCGCGTCATCGAGCTTGCGCCGCAAGCCGATCCCGACAAGGTCGAGGCTCGCTATCTGAACGGGTGCCTCTGCATCTCGATTGGCAAGCGCGAATCTTCCCGGCCCCGCGCGATTGCCGTGCAGTGA
- a CDS encoding Hsp20/alpha crystallin family protein, whose product MNDTTQLARSDSTTVNRAEPQETGQRLTLSPAVDVVENAHGVTLWADLPGVDRDNLEIRVQDGNLRIEASASVPTREGLRLQHAEVRVPYFARSFTLGPEFDTSKIEAKLHDGVLQLSIPRREEARPRRIEVAVG is encoded by the coding sequence ATGAACGACACCACGCAACTCGCTCGCAGTGACTCGACCACGGTCAATCGCGCGGAGCCTCAAGAAACGGGGCAACGCCTGACGCTCAGTCCGGCGGTCGATGTCGTCGAAAACGCGCACGGCGTGACGCTGTGGGCCGATCTTCCCGGTGTGGACCGGGACAATCTGGAAATCAGGGTGCAGGACGGTAATCTGCGGATCGAGGCATCCGCCAGCGTGCCGACGCGGGAAGGGCTGCGTCTGCAACACGCGGAGGTTCGCGTGCCGTATTTCGCGCGGTCATTTACGCTCGGACCGGAGTTCGATACGTCGAAGATCGAGGCGAAGCTTCACGATGGCGTCCTGCAGTTGTCGATTCCACGACGCGAGGAGGCGCGGCCGCGCCGCATCGAGGTCGCCGTCGGGTGA
- a CDS encoding GlsB/YeaQ/YmgE family stress response membrane protein has product MEPVSHGIIFWLVIGGVAGALAGRLVDGGGFGIIVDIIVGIVGAFIGGWLGGALGIHLGSGIIGSLITALIGAVILLLIVRLFNRGRSGGAI; this is encoded by the coding sequence ATGGAACCTGTATCGCACGGCATTATTTTCTGGCTGGTCATCGGCGGCGTTGCTGGCGCGCTTGCCGGCCGTCTTGTCGATGGCGGCGGATTCGGCATCATCGTCGACATTATCGTGGGGATAGTCGGTGCGTTTATCGGCGGATGGCTGGGGGGCGCGCTCGGGATCCATCTCGGTAGCGGAATAATCGGCTCCCTGATCACGGCGCTGATCGGCGCGGTCATTCTTCTTCTGATCGTGCGGCTCTTCAATCGTGGCAGGTCGGGAGGCGCGATATAA
- a CDS encoding manganese catalase family protein: MFVHNKRLQYTVRVAMPNPGLANLLLEQFGGPQGELAAACRYFTQAVSEDDPGRRDMLFDIATEELSHLEIIGSIVAMLNKGAKGRLAEGVEQEAELYRSLTAGGNDSHTTALLYGGGPALTNSAGVPWTAAYIDTIGEPTADLRSNIAAEARAKIVYERLINVTDDPGIKEALGFLMTREIAHQKSFEKALHSIQPNFPQGKLPGVPEFTNVYYNMSDGDDAPRGPWNEGPGWDFVETPQPAVDGGDGLATVQVSEEEVEVLSAMASRTASATETDPVTGADLGAGQNAAVAK, encoded by the coding sequence ATGTTCGTGCACAACAAGCGACTTCAATACACCGTCCGCGTAGCGATGCCCAATCCCGGTCTTGCCAATCTGCTTCTCGAACAGTTCGGCGGCCCGCAAGGCGAACTGGCCGCGGCCTGCCGCTATTTCACTCAGGCTGTCAGTGAGGACGACCCCGGCAGGCGGGACATGCTGTTCGACATCGCGACGGAAGAACTCAGCCACCTGGAGATCATCGGCTCGATTGTCGCGATGCTCAACAAGGGTGCGAAGGGACGACTTGCCGAAGGCGTCGAACAGGAGGCCGAACTTTACCGTTCACTCACTGCGGGCGGCAACGATTCGCACACTACCGCGCTGCTCTATGGCGGCGGCCCGGCGTTGACCAATTCCGCAGGCGTGCCATGGACCGCCGCGTATATCGACACGATCGGCGAGCCGACCGCGGATCTGCGCTCGAATATCGCTGCGGAGGCGCGCGCAAAGATCGTCTACGAACGGCTCATCAATGTGACCGACGATCCTGGTATCAAGGAAGCGCTCGGCTTTCTGATGACCCGCGAGATCGCGCATCAGAAGTCATTTGAGAAAGCCTTGCATTCTATTCAGCCGAACTTCCCGCAGGGAAAATTGCCGGGTGTTCCAGAATTTACCAACGTCTATTACAACATGTCCGACGGCGACGACGCGCCTCGCGGCCCGTGGAATGAAGGGCCGGGTTGGGACTTCGTCGAGACGCCGCAGCCGGCGGTCGACGGCGGCGATGGACTTGCCACGGTTCAGGTTTCGGAAGAAGAGGTCGAGGTGTTGAGCGCGATGGCGTCGCGCACGGCTTCCGCGACCGAGACGGACCCGGTCACCGGCGCGGATCTGGGCGCCGGACAGAATGCAGCCGTAGCGAAATAA